Below is a genomic region from Marinobacter alexandrii.
ATTAGAATACCTTAAGTAATACCTTCCTACTTCTCTATTAGATCCAAAATGGTCTTTGTCCATCTTAAGTACCTTGTTAAATGATGCTAAGCTTTTATCGTGATTATTTTCTTTAGCATAAAGAAGACCATTTAAGAAAAGAAGTTGTAAATCGTTCGGGTATGCTTCTAATGCAAGATCAGATAGAACAAGTGCTGTATGAGGCATTTTTCGATCTATATATCGCTGAATTTGAATTACTGAAAAAGATAAGTTGTCTTTGAATTTTTCATTCACCTCTTCAAGAATTCTATCTACCTCAGCGAATTCTTCAACGGCATACAAGTGTTCCAAGATCAGCTTATATGCAAAATCTTCTTTATAGCCATTGCCTATTAATTTTCTACAATATTGGACTGATTTATTTGAAAAATTTAGCTCTTCTGATTTGAGTATAAGATCGTAGTAAAACTCGTTTGTTGGTTTTCCTATTTCAGCCATCAAGTGAGCTGCATGATCTCTTGAGATAAAATACGCATGAGGATGATTATTTTGCAGTTGCTCATCTGATAACATAATTAGGTTCTCTATCAATGCAGATAATCTTTGATCCATCTCCTTTTTGTGCTGAACACTCTCAGTATTCTTAAAGTAAACCTCATAAGACTCAGCGATCTTTTCTGAAACCTCTACATTCTCTGATAATCGTAACCTGTTGGAGTAAAACTCAGTGTTGATCATGAAGTAATAATACATAGCACTGGTAAGTTCCTCTTTTGATTCGAAAGGTTGCTTTATGGCTTGATTGATTTCTTCTTTTGCAATGCCATAATTGTGCGCATTAAAATGTTTTATGGCTTTCTTGAGATCCTGGTTTTGCGAAAAGCAGTTTGTGAGAGATAAAGCAGCGATAATAATGAAGGTGAATCTTTTCATAATCCACGTAAATTAAGTATTCAGAGCAGGTATAATAAATTGATTAGCCAAAAGAGAGAAATGCTTAGATGAATCGACCTAAAACATCTTTTGGAGTTTTCCACTCATGAATATATTCAGCATATTCTTCCAGGCAGAAAGAAAATTTAAGACTATTATTTATTCTACGGAGATATTACTATAAACCGATAACTATCAACAGACAGAATCTAATAAAGAAAATACGTCCGACTTTCAACCAAAACCTTTTGGAATTAGAGAATAGTATTGCTTACTCTTTTTCGATGTTTTCTTCATCGTTGAGCTTCTGGTTGATTTCCCTTAATGCATTATCCAGTTCAGTGGCAGATTCATGAATGCTTTTATTTATAAAATCAAGATTTTCAGAATCCCCCGGTTTATAAAGGTCAACAAGGCCGAGTATACGAGCTAGAGGAGCACGTACAATATGAGAGTTAGAGGAGATATATTCCTTTAGTTGCTGATTCCTTTTTTCCAGTTCTTTAGCGCGTCGATTGACCATCATTTCCAGGTCGTTATTCATCTCTGTTATTTCACTATTAGCCTGACGCAATTTTTCTGCTTGTGATTCTATCTGATAGTTTAGTTTTTGTAGTGCTTTGTTGGCCATCTTATTACGAGAGTAATTCTTGTAGATGAGATAAGAGATGAAAAACATCGCTAGTAGCCCAGCAATGAGTGTATTTCGAACCCAAATAGCATTATTTAAAGCTTTCTGTTGCTCGAGTTGAGTCTGCTTTTGTTTTGCTTCTTTTATAATCTGTTCATTATCAAGCTCATACTTCGCTTCCTGAAAAGCCATTCGTTTTGCTAAATCCCTATTGAACAATGAGTCATCTAATGCTTTGTAAAGTTTATGATACATCAGAGCTTTATTAAACATGCTTCGTTGCTCATACAATTCTGACAAGTATAGAGAAGCTTGTTTTCTCTGCGGACGTAAGTGAATTTTTGTAGCTACATCGAAAGCTTCTTTGAAAGCATGTTCAGCTTTCTGCACAACGCCCGATTTCATATACATCCTACCTTCATCTATGAGTGTCAAACTCAAAATGTATTGATTGTCGAGTGCTAACGCCATTTCCTTTGACTTATTCAAGTAGAATTCTGCAGAATCGTAATGATCTATTAGCATGTAAGTACTTCCAAGATTGTAAACAGGTAAGATTTCAATATTCTGGTCATGAACTTCTATGCCAAGTTTAAGTGATTGATATAGATACTCCATCGC
It encodes:
- a CDS encoding tetratricopeptide repeat protein; amino-acid sequence: MKLKAFTILSLGLITFALHAQRELDSLYQLAQHEEDTIVLVEVMNQAAYVLININPDSTILIGQKSEQLAKRINYTFGATEAKMRQANGYAALGNYYLALNLYLEVKKTYDSLQNTSKIAACLNNIGMIYNFIDDYDRALSNYKAAAALFAKLKDSSRQSIILNNIGHIYKKQDEYILAMEYLYQSLKLGIEVHDQNIEILPVYNLGSTYMLIDHYDSAEFYLNKSKEMALALDNQYILSLTLIDEGRMYMKSGVVQKAEHAFKEAFDVATKIHLRPQRKQASLYLSELYEQRSMFNKALMYHKLYKALDDSLFNRDLAKRMAFQEAKYELDNEQIIKEAKQKQTQLEQQKALNNAIWVRNTLIAGLLAMFFISYLIYKNYSRNKMANKALQKLNYQIESQAEKLRQANSEITEMNNDLEMMVNRRAKELEKRNQQLKEYISSNSHIVRAPLARILGLVDLYKPGDSENLDFINKSIHESATELDNALREINQKLNDEENIEKE